In one window of Gossypium arboreum isolate Shixiya-1 chromosome 4, ASM2569848v2, whole genome shotgun sequence DNA:
- the LOC108459544 gene encoding uncharacterized protein LOC108459544 isoform X1, with protein sequence MSGGGAPDFFYREAQRLGYVARSAFKLLQIQNQYKLIKPGCSVLDLGCAPGAWLQVACQSLGPLKNGGAVVGIDVKKVKVPSLHCDARVQTISADVMKLSKPQVMELSPKKKGFSVILSDMCPSVSGISTRDAALSFELGVRALDLAVGRAMSVSNDNFQNEGVSCTCSPYDKGVLLSRGHLVIKLLESEDTKELSQICKPLFKKSTWLRPKATRSSSREIYLICQDLKSQ encoded by the exons ATGAGTGGAGGTGGAGCACCCGATTTTTTCTACAGGGAAGCTCAACGTCTCGGCTATGTTGCTCGTTCAGCTTTCAAG TTGCTTCAAATACAGAATCAATATAAGTTAATAAAGCCAGGTTGTTCAGTTCTTGACCTTGGTTGTGCCCCCGGTGCTTGGCTTCAG GTTGCTTGTCAGAGTTTGGGTCCATTGAAGAATGGTGGGGCTGTTGTGGGAATTGATGTTAAG AAGGTAAAGGTTCCTTCTCTTCACTGTGATGCAAGGGTTCAAACTATTTCCGCTGATGTCATGAAACTATCCAAGCCACAAGTTATGGAACTCTCGCCTAAG AAAAAAGGGTTCTCAGTTATACTTTCAGATATGTGTCCTTCGGTTTCAGGAATTTCAACTCGGGATGCGGCTTTGTCCTTCGAGTTAGGTGTGCGAGCACTCGATTTAGCTGTCGGTAGAGCCATGAGCGTGTCAAATGATAATTTCCAAAATGAAGGAGTGTCATGCACTTGTAGTCCATATGATAAGGGTGTATTGCTGTCCAGAGGGCATCTCGTCATTAAGCTTCTGGAGAGCGAGGATACAAAAG AATTGAGCCAGATTTGTAAACCACTCTTTAAAAAATCAACATGGTTAAGGCCCAAGGCTACAAGATCCTCATCCAGAGAGATTTATTTAATTTGTCAAGATTTAAAGTCACAGTAA
- the LOC108459544 gene encoding uncharacterized protein LOC108459544 isoform X2 produces the protein MSGGGAPDFFYREAQRLGYVARSAFKVACQSLGPLKNGGAVVGIDVKKVKVPSLHCDARVQTISADVMKLSKPQVMELSPKKKGFSVILSDMCPSVSGISTRDAALSFELGVRALDLAVGRAMSVSNDNFQNEGVSCTCSPYDKGVLLSRGHLVIKLLESEDTKELSQICKPLFKKSTWLRPKATRSSSREIYLICQDLKSQ, from the exons ATGAGTGGAGGTGGAGCACCCGATTTTTTCTACAGGGAAGCTCAACGTCTCGGCTATGTTGCTCGTTCAGCTTTCAAG GTTGCTTGTCAGAGTTTGGGTCCATTGAAGAATGGTGGGGCTGTTGTGGGAATTGATGTTAAG AAGGTAAAGGTTCCTTCTCTTCACTGTGATGCAAGGGTTCAAACTATTTCCGCTGATGTCATGAAACTATCCAAGCCACAAGTTATGGAACTCTCGCCTAAG AAAAAAGGGTTCTCAGTTATACTTTCAGATATGTGTCCTTCGGTTTCAGGAATTTCAACTCGGGATGCGGCTTTGTCCTTCGAGTTAGGTGTGCGAGCACTCGATTTAGCTGTCGGTAGAGCCATGAGCGTGTCAAATGATAATTTCCAAAATGAAGGAGTGTCATGCACTTGTAGTCCATATGATAAGGGTGTATTGCTGTCCAGAGGGCATCTCGTCATTAAGCTTCTGGAGAGCGAGGATACAAAAG AATTGAGCCAGATTTGTAAACCACTCTTTAAAAAATCAACATGGTTAAGGCCCAAGGCTACAAGATCCTCATCCAGAGAGATTTATTTAATTTGTCAAGATTTAAAGTCACAGTAA